One Paraburkholderia agricolaris DNA segment encodes these proteins:
- a CDS encoding LysR family transcriptional regulator: MKQNFTVRQGALDGVEVFLSVAQHRSFRRAAAELGVTPSAVSQAVRVLEARIGAALFIRTTRSVGLTEAGERYLSHAKPAFDELVAASQVARGLGQRPAGLLRLSVPRAVVPILLESLVASFCQAYPEVEVEIATSKELVDLAAEGFDAGIRFGQFVDADMVAVPLTPPLRLIVVGSPAYFAERSRPSHTDDLRQHACLRWRRSSGALALWSFDDNGRAIEIAVSGPFIAHDFPTMLGAAVEGMGLAQLPAPMVAEGLKAGSLVQVLEPFAPVIPGVFLYYPSRRQMMPKLRAFIDHVKSRSIDQGKTPGT; the protein is encoded by the coding sequence ATGAAGCAGAACTTCACAGTCAGGCAGGGCGCGCTCGACGGCGTGGAGGTGTTTCTGAGCGTTGCCCAGCATCGCAGTTTTCGCCGGGCAGCCGCGGAACTCGGCGTGACACCGTCGGCCGTCAGCCAGGCAGTGCGTGTACTTGAAGCGCGTATTGGCGCAGCGCTCTTCATTCGCACCACGCGTAGTGTCGGCCTGACTGAAGCGGGCGAACGGTATCTTTCGCACGCAAAACCTGCCTTCGACGAACTTGTCGCCGCCAGTCAGGTTGCGCGCGGACTCGGTCAACGCCCCGCGGGATTGCTGCGTCTGTCAGTGCCGCGCGCGGTTGTGCCGATCCTGCTCGAATCCCTGGTCGCATCTTTCTGCCAAGCCTATCCCGAAGTTGAAGTGGAGATCGCCACAAGCAAGGAACTGGTCGATCTTGCAGCGGAAGGGTTCGACGCCGGTATCAGGTTCGGTCAGTTCGTCGACGCCGACATGGTCGCGGTACCTTTGACACCACCGCTTCGTCTGATCGTCGTCGGCAGCCCAGCGTACTTCGCAGAGCGCAGCCGGCCCAGCCACACAGACGATCTGCGCCAACACGCATGCTTGCGATGGCGGCGATCCAGCGGCGCGCTAGCGCTCTGGTCATTCGACGACAACGGCCGCGCGATCGAGATCGCCGTATCCGGTCCCTTCATCGCCCACGATTTTCCCACCATGCTCGGCGCGGCAGTCGAAGGCATGGGCCTGGCGCAACTACCCGCGCCGATGGTCGCTGAAGGATTGAAAGCGGGAAGCCTGGTGCAGGTGCTGGAGCCGTTCGCGCCGGTGATACCGGGCGTATTTCTCTACTATCCCAGCCGCCGGCAGATGATGCCGAAGCTGCGTGCCTTCATCGATCATGTGAAGAGCCGCTCGATAGATCAGGGCAAAACCCCGGGTACGTGA
- a CDS encoding GlxA family transcriptional regulator, with protein MRIQPFYDFTILILDGAYPSSVTLTLDILAVAASVSARVGAAAPRWRVYSTAGNCVQLGHGLSIEAKPLPKTSRADSSIWVVPGLGLESPTDIPNRLEQADALMAIKALRSHAQRGGTVAASCSAVFLLQSAGLLEDRRATTSWWLAPLLQRLEKRCTVDADRMVIEDGGVVTAGATLAQTDLLLYLLRGKFGPALADAVSRVLLVDARQAQAPFIAPSLLASGSELVDRIITHVEASLPQLPGLAELAARFCMSERTFTRHVRAATGRSTQDLLQSVRLGRARMLLATSRMTVEQIAEQVGYSDATALRRMMRKLVGATPRQFRPTAY; from the coding sequence ATGCGTATCCAGCCATTCTACGATTTCACGATTCTGATCCTCGATGGTGCTTATCCGTCGAGCGTCACGCTAACCCTCGACATCCTCGCGGTGGCGGCTTCGGTGTCGGCACGCGTTGGCGCCGCGGCGCCCAGATGGCGCGTCTACTCGACCGCCGGCAACTGCGTGCAGCTCGGGCACGGTCTTTCAATCGAAGCGAAGCCTTTGCCGAAGACCTCGCGCGCGGATAGTTCGATCTGGGTCGTGCCCGGACTGGGACTTGAAAGCCCAACGGATATACCGAACCGTCTGGAGCAAGCCGATGCGCTCATGGCGATTAAGGCTCTACGGAGTCATGCGCAGCGCGGCGGCACCGTAGCGGCATCCTGCTCGGCCGTCTTCCTGCTTCAGTCGGCCGGTCTGCTGGAAGATCGCCGGGCGACGACCTCGTGGTGGCTGGCGCCGCTGCTTCAACGTTTGGAGAAACGCTGCACCGTCGACGCGGATCGTATGGTGATCGAGGATGGTGGAGTCGTAACGGCGGGCGCAACACTCGCACAAACCGATCTGCTGTTGTATCTGCTGCGTGGCAAATTCGGGCCGGCACTGGCGGATGCCGTATCTCGTGTGCTTCTTGTCGACGCGCGGCAGGCACAGGCACCGTTCATCGCGCCCTCGCTGCTCGCAAGCGGGAGCGAACTGGTGGACAGGATCATCACGCATGTCGAGGCTTCGCTGCCTCAGCTACCTGGTTTGGCAGAGCTGGCGGCGCGGTTCTGCATGTCCGAGCGAACCTTCACGCGTCACGTGCGAGCCGCTACGGGGCGCAGCACGCAGGACTTGCTGCAAAGCGTTCGGCTTGGGAGAGCGCGCATGCTGCTTGCCACAAGCCGGATGACGGTCGAACAGATCGCCGAACAAGTCGGCTACAGCGATGCAACGGCGCTCAGAAGAATGATGCGCAAGCTTGTGGGTGCAACGCCGAGACAGTTCAGGCCGACCGCGTATTGA